A window from Sinorhizobium fredii encodes these proteins:
- a CDS encoding polysaccharide deacetylase family protein, whose protein sequence is MQAIPILLYHSVSEDFAPAYRHWSIPPAKFKAQMAALAECGYRPMTVQELALLRRSGQPLSRRTCFITFDDGLLDFFEGAMPVLTSHGFRATLFVVSGFVGRTSRWLTCLGEGNRPMLDWRKLRELHGLGIEIGAHTVSHPELDILTHQQATREIQDSKFALEDGLGDTVATFAYPHGYATRTIRRLAEEAGYIAACRVGNALSADTEGLFELSRVTVTSDIAPADLIDLMDTSRLPVAPPADRLIARGWRAARRVRALHRSLARTFRSGGQERDS, encoded by the coding sequence ATGCAAGCGATTCCAATCCTGCTCTACCACAGCGTCAGCGAAGACTTCGCGCCGGCGTATCGCCACTGGTCGATACCGCCCGCCAAATTCAAAGCTCAGATGGCTGCGCTGGCAGAATGCGGCTACCGACCGATGACAGTTCAGGAGCTCGCTTTGTTGCGGCGAAGTGGCCAGCCATTGTCCCGGAGGACTTGCTTCATAACGTTCGACGATGGGCTGCTGGATTTTTTCGAAGGGGCAATGCCGGTACTGACTTCGCATGGCTTCCGGGCAACGCTTTTCGTAGTCTCCGGATTCGTCGGCAGGACCAGCCGCTGGCTCACTTGCCTTGGAGAAGGCAACCGTCCGATGCTGGATTGGCGGAAATTGCGCGAGTTGCATGGGCTTGGCATAGAGATCGGCGCGCACACGGTGAGCCATCCAGAGCTCGATATACTTACGCACCAGCAGGCGACACGCGAGATCCAAGACAGCAAATTCGCGCTGGAAGACGGGCTCGGCGACACGGTTGCGACGTTCGCCTATCCTCATGGCTATGCCACCAGAACGATCCGCAGGCTCGCGGAGGAGGCGGGCTATATTGCGGCGTGCCGCGTGGGCAATGCCCTAAGCGCTGATACTGAGGGCCTATTCGAACTGTCGCGTGTTACCGTTACAAGCGACATCGCGCCCGCAGACCTTATTGACCTCATGGACACATCGAGGCTTCCAGTCGCGCCGCCGGCAGACCGTTTGATCGCTCGGGGGTGGCGAGCAGCACGGCGGGTCCGGGCTTTGCACCGTTCTCTGGCCCGGACCTTTCGAAGCGGCGGACAGGAAAGGGACTCGTGA